A window of the Helianthus annuus cultivar XRQ/B chromosome 4, HanXRQr2.0-SUNRISE, whole genome shotgun sequence genome harbors these coding sequences:
- the LOC110905195 gene encoding receptor-like protein EIX2, protein MSARSSYSCFHLFLLVVLALFRLCSSNQNSHCNDVERQALLQFKHGLTDESRRLTSWVAENKDCCTWAGIACNNSTGHVHRVHLPGLDGMTLKGDISQSLLDLKQLKHLDLSCNDFGGIQVPKFIGSFQNLRYLNLSYSNFSGTIPPQLGSLSKLHVLSLGSFHGRLSETTSPANMKWLSGLGMLHHLDMSGVDLSKATDWLQVINSLPLLVQLHLSRCELSNLHMYVPSVNLRSLSVLDLSYNNFNSSVSQWIFSVTSLVSLDLTECRFHGPIPSFRNLTSLELLHVAMNDFMNSSSIFQELSSSNLISLDISGCGISSSVLDSLQNLTNLISLRLTRNQLTKRIPKSLGNFCKLREIDLSGNNIGNISLTYFLESFFECKSPALESLWLSYNYITGIIPHSIGNLSFLRTLDLSDNQISGPIPYSIGRLSSLEELYVGYNQINGNLPDSIGQLSSLEELSISYNRLDGSLPDSLGQLSKLTSLDFSYNLLTGVVTEAHFIKLVSLKYLYGSANKLILRLQVANWIPPFQLRSLYLKSCVLGPQFPLWLQSQKDLKELDISNTGISSPMPESFVRSFSKLLYLNMSNNHIRGPLSFSGIPATLEFIDISSNGFWGTVHPLLCSSGVTTTYYLDLENNHLSGDIPECWEKWPRLGILNLGNNSLSGEIPRTLGSLDLQYLNIHGNKISGRLHSSLMNLTELDVLELGRNELTGSIPTWIGTKLTHLRILNLRLNRFDGNIPHELCHIRHIQILDLAHNNLSGNIPRCFNNFSILSDIESNSGDDFTYFINGPEKIIEGDSLVTNGREDTYSSILPLVMLIDLSSNNLTGYIPSELTSLLELTSLNLSRNQLSGSIPEKIGNMKELMSLDLSVNRLSGELPMSLSSLNFLSSFNVSFNNLTGRIPTGTQLQSFGESSFFGNKLCGAPLTEANGCEPVEAATHTIGEKKEDDGADWGLIISIVVGFVCGFWMIMGPLIVRRSWRIAYFGFLRMDLSDEEIEHMEAEGEVGDEEEPACPYLQFPQGSRARRRCARLLTIEIGEHVGIDWELLTTLGEVERARDIVGLDTPWSRLFELAMEDSYPELTVEFLSTFTYAPHPADYVEDPHFPVHEVTFRLAGQEFEMSVREFAVHTGLYTEPELDTDLYTQAVTMMDRQTLISFWRVISRAPFGKSWQKATTIRDPLHRYLYHVIASTIVPRGSSKEKVNLSDLFFLYCLLRRQPCDLAASLADYFSTAYHRQLRGQLHTGSFITAIARSLGIVPEHDPVLSDPVPSSRLGRASVSAIQITCTFDVGLRFRGADGLIWQPEVIPVVIEVRPGLLAPPDVQRAARQAQLQALGIDQPKAQAQA, encoded by the exons ATGAGTGCTCGATCTTCATATTCTTGTTTTCACTTGTTCTTACTTGTTGTTTTGGCCTTGTTTCGTTTATGCTCATCTAATCAAAACTCTCATTGCAATGACGTTGAGAGACAAGCACTTCTCCAGTTCAAGCATGGCCTCACTGATGAATCACGACGACTCACTTCGTGGGTTGCTGAGAACAAGGACTGTTGTACATGGGCTGGGATAGCTTGTAATAATTCTACAGGTCATGTTCATCGTGTTCATCTTCCAGGACTTGATGGCATGACATTGAAAGGTGATATAAGtcaatctttgttggatctaAAGCAACTCAAGCATTTGGATTTGAGTTGCAATGATTTTGGAGGCATCCAAGTTCCTAAATTCATTGGTTCTTTTCAAAACCTAAGGTACCTTAACCTTTCATATTCCAATTTTAGCGGAACAATCCCTCCACAACTAGGGAGTCTCTCAAAATTACATGTTCTGTCTCTTGGAAGTTTTCATGGTCGATTGTCTGAAACAACGAGCCCGGCGAATATGAAGTGGCTGTCAGGTCTTGGTATGTTGCATCACCTTGATATGAGTGGTGTGGACCTTAGCAAAGCAACTGATTGGCTTCAGGTGATTAACTCCCTTCCCTTATTGGTTCAGCTACATTTGTCTAGATGTGAACTCTCAAATCTACACATGTATGTTCCTAGTGTCAATCTCAGATCCCTCTCTGTTCTCGATCTTTCTTACAATAATTTTAACAGTTCAGTATCACAATGGATATTCAGTGTAACTAGTCTAGTTTCATTGGATTTAACTGAGTGTCGTTTTCATGGTCCTATTCCTAGCTTCCGCAATCTGACTTCTCTTGAGTTGCTTCATGTAGCCATGAATGATTTCATGAATTCTTCCTCAATATTTCAAGAGTTGTCCAGTAGTAATCTCATCTCGTTAGATATTAGTGGTTGTGGTATTTCAAGTTCAGTTCTAGATTCCCTTCAAAATCTAACAAATCTTATTAGCCTCCGATTGACTCGAAATCAACTCACTAAGAGAATACCTAAATCATTGGGTAACTTTTGTAAGTTGAGAGAGATTGATTTGTCTGGTAACAATATTGGTAACATTAGTTTAACATATTTTCTTGAAAGTTTTTTCGAGTGCAAATCACCTGCCTTGGAGTCATTATGGTTGTCCTATAACTATATAACTGGTATAATTCCTCATTCCATTGGAAACTTGTCATTTCTCAGAACATTAGATCTTAGCGATAATCAAATTTCTGGTCCCATTCCATACTCAATTGGACGATTATCATCATTGGAAGAGTTGTATGTTGGGTATAACCAAATAAATGGCAACCTTCCCGACTCAATTGGACAATTATCATCATTGGAGGAGTTGAGTATTAGTTATAATCGACTGGATGGCAGCCTTCCTGATAGCCTCGGACAACTTTCAAAGTTGACTTCTTTAGATTTTTCTTATAATTTGCTTACAGGTGTTGTGACAGAAGCTCACTTTATCAAACTAGTGAGCTTAAAGTATCTATATGGATCAGCTAACAAATTAATCTTAAGGCTGCAAGTTGCAAACTGGATTCCCCCTTTCCAGTTGAGATCCTTGTATCTGAAATCTTGTGTTTTAGGGCCTCAATTTCCGTTGTGGTTGCAATCACAAAAGGATTTAAAGGAATTAGACATAAGCAACACAGGCATTTCATCACCCATGCCTGAATCATTTGTGAGATCATTCTCCAAGCTATTATATTTGAATATGTCAAATAATCATATCCGAGGACCATTATCGTTCTCTGGTATCCCTGCCACACTTGAATTTATTGACATTAGCTCGAATGGGTTTTGGGGAACGGTACATCCTTTGTTGTGTTCCAGTGGTGTGACAACAACATATTATCTTGATTTGGAAAATAATCATCTCTCGGGTGACATTCCAGAGTGTTGGGAGAAATGGCCAAGGTTGGGTATCTTAAATTTGGGGAATAACAGTTTGTCTGGTGAAATTCCAAGAACATTGGGTTCTTTAGATTTACAGTATCTGAACATACATGGGAACAAGATCTCCGGAAGATTACATTCTTCTCTAATGAACTTAACAGAACTAGATGTTCTTGAACTTGGAAGGAATGAACTTACTGGAAGCATTCCAACATGGATTGGAACAAAACTTACTCATTTAAGAATTCTTAACCTTAGATTAAACCGTTTTGACGGAAATATTCCTCATGAGCTTTGTCATATTAGACATATTCAAATATTAGATCTTGCTCATAACAACCTATCTGGAAATATTCCGAGATGCTTTAACAACTTTAGTATACTTTCCGACATCGAAAGCAATTCAGGAGATGACTTTACTTACTTCATTAATGGACCTGAAAAAATTATTGAAGGTGATTCGTTGGTGACGAACGGACGAGAGGACACATATAGCAGTATTCTTCCATTAGTGATGTTGATAGACCTTTCGAGTAACAATCTCACCGGATACATTCCTAGTGAGCTAACGTCCCTGTTGGAGTTAACATCGTTGAATTTATCAAGAAATCAATTAAGTGGAAGTATCCCAGAGAAGATTGGAAACATGAAAGAACTGATGTCTTTAGATTTATCCGTAAACAGGCTTTCCGGGGAACTTCCCATGAGCTTGTCAAGTTTAAATTTCTTAAGTAGCTTCAACGTGTCCTTCAACAATTTAACAGGAAGAATTCCAACAGGTACACAGCTTCAAAGCTTTGGTGAGTCTAGCTTCTTTGGCAACAAACTTTGTGGAGCTCCACTAACCGAAGCTAATGGTTGTGAACCAGTTGAAGCAGCAACTCATACGATAGGAGAGAAAAAAGAAGACGATGGAGCAGATTGGGGGTTGATTATAAGCATAGTGGTTGGATTTGTTTGTGGATTTTGGATGATTATGGGTCCATTGATAGTGAGAAGATCATGGAGGATTGCATATTTCGGTTTTCTGA GGATGGATTTATCCGATGAGGAGATTGAGCATATGGAGGCTGAGGGAGAGGTGGGGGACGAGGAAGAGCCGGCATGTCCGTACCTGCAGTTTCCGCAGGGTTCACGGGCGAGGAGGAGATGCGCTAGGTTGCTCACCATAGAGATTGGGGAGCATGTAGGGATAGACTGGGAGCTGCTGACTACCTTGGGAGAGGTCGAGCGGGCGCGTGATATAGTTGGGCTAGATACTCCTTGGTCGCGCCTATTTGAGTTAGCGATGGAGGACTCGTACCCTGAGCTTACGGTCGAGTTTCTTTCTACGTTTACATACGCGCCGCATCCGGCAGATTACGTGGAGGACCCTCATTTTCCAGTCCACGAGGTTACATTCCGTCTCGCCGGTCAGgagtttgagatgagtgtgcGGGAGTTTGCTGTCCATACAGGTTTGTACACTGAGCCTGAGCTTGATACTGATTTATATACGCAGGCGGTTACGATGATGGATAGGCAGACACTTATCAGTTTCTGGAGGGTCATTTCCAGGGCtccctttgggaaatcctggcaaaaggccaccaccATTAGAGACCCCTTGCACCGATACCTGTACCATGTTATCGCGTCGACTATCGTGCCGCGGGGTTCCAGCAAGGAGAAGGTCAACCTCAGTGACCTTTTCTTTCTATACTGCCTACTACGCCGCCAGCCCTGCGATCTAGCAGCCAGCCTGGCAGATTACTTTTCTACTGCATACCACCGGCAGCTCCGCGGGCAGCTGCACACTGGCTCATTTATCACCGCCATTGCACGCTCGCTAGGGATCGTGCCCGAGCATGATCCGGTGCTGTCTGATCCGGTCCCGTCATCCAGGTTGGGCCGCGCGTCAGTATCAGCTATACAGATCACCTGTACCTTTGATGTCGGTCTGAGGTTCAGGGGTGCTGACGGGCTGATTTGGCAGCcggaggtcatcccggttgttaTTGAGGTGAGGCCTGGATTGTTAGCCCCTCCTGATGTTCAGAGGGCCGCTCGGCAGGCTCAGCTACAGGCTCTGGGCATCGATCAGCCtaaggctcaggctcaggcttaG